Proteins encoded together in one Oncorhynchus mykiss isolate Arlee chromosome 7, USDA_OmykA_1.1, whole genome shotgun sequence window:
- the LOC110528312 gene encoding ubiquinol-cytochrome-c reductase complex assembly factor 2, producing MSVARYRRFLKLCEEWPRDESKKGRDLGTFLRQRVTHAFREGENTQLSDPEKCDQIYESLARINTNVYRERFPRTRDTSFTGVTVEECRMLLATGNMQQDEKKKGLWKTLTERFSTKQDVTPEKAPENK from the exons ATGTCTGTAGCACGGTACCGTCGGTTCTTGAAACTCTGCGAAGAATGGCCACGGGACGAATCAAAGAAAGGCCGTGATTTAGGAACGTTTCTACGGCAGAGAGTAACCCATGCCTTTCGTGAAGGTGAAAACACACAG CTCTCTGATCCAGAGAAGTGTGATCAAATATATGAAAGCTTGGCCCGAATCAACACTAATGTATACCGAGAAAGA TTCCCCCGCACAAGAGATACCAGTTTTACAGGTGTCACAGTGGAAGAATGTAGAATGCTATTAGCAACAG GTAACATGCAGCAGGATGAGAAGAAGAAGGGCTTGTGGAAAACTCTCACGGAGCGATTCTCCACCAAACAAGATGTCACCCCTGAGAAGGCTCCTGAGAACAAGTAG
- the LOC110528313 gene encoding mitochondrial import receptor subunit TOM6 homolog codes for MSAAGKKAIAAPGYGVVEWISTACRLATDRNDFRRNILVNLGLFAAGVWVARNLSDLDLMSPQPII; via the exons ATGAGCGCAGCTGGGAAAAAGGCTATCGCGGCACCGGGTTATGGTGTCGTGGAATGGATCAGTACCGCATGTCGACTTGCTACAGATAGAAATGATTTCAGAAG GAACATTCTGGTCAACTTGGGACTCTTTGCAGCTGGAGTTTGGGTTGCCAGGAATCTCTCAGATTTGGACCTGATGTCCCCTCAACCAATCATCTAG